One stretch of Halobaculum marinum DNA includes these proteins:
- a CDS encoding DEAD/DEAH box helicase: protein MPRARPPPSVPSVTLTYEDGTVRVAGAPDESLPGVETDARSAARRAPAHRYPEVRDALHERGYDVTDRVLDAPDLPALSSGYTLRDYQREALDAWRDAGRRGVLELPTGSGKTVIALEAIAEAGVAALVVVPTVDLLEQWHRELSSTFDVPVGRLGGGEQQVEAITVSTYDSAYLRADELGDRFGLLVFDEVHHLGGEGYRDIARLFAAPARLGLTATFERPDGAHEAVVDLVGPVVYALDADDLAGDHLADYEVRRVEVELTDDERERYEAAQGTFLDYVRDAGITFRSGSDYQELVKRSGNDPRAREALLAKQRAREVMMNADAKLDELARILDRHRGERVIVFTAHTALVYRISERFLIPAITAETGVEERRETLSRFREGTYSRVVAANVLDEGVDVPEASVGVILSGSGSEREFTQRLGRVLRPGADGTKTATLYELVTSETAEERVARRRR, encoded by the coding sequence ATGCCTCGCGCCCGGCCACCTCCGTCCGTGCCGTCGGTAACGCTCACCTACGAGGACGGGACGGTCCGGGTCGCCGGCGCGCCCGACGAGTCGCTCCCGGGGGTCGAGACGGACGCTCGCTCGGCCGCCCGCCGGGCGCCCGCCCACCGCTACCCCGAGGTCCGCGACGCCCTCCACGAGCGCGGCTACGACGTGACCGACCGCGTCCTCGACGCCCCGGACCTCCCAGCGCTGTCGTCGGGGTACACCCTCCGCGACTACCAACGGGAGGCGCTCGACGCGTGGCGCGACGCGGGTCGCCGCGGCGTCCTCGAACTCCCGACGGGGAGCGGGAAGACCGTTATCGCGCTGGAGGCCATCGCCGAGGCGGGCGTCGCCGCGCTCGTCGTCGTGCCGACGGTCGACCTGCTGGAGCAGTGGCACCGCGAACTCTCCTCGACGTTCGACGTGCCGGTCGGCCGCCTGGGCGGCGGCGAACAGCAAGTCGAGGCGATAACGGTGTCAACGTACGACTCGGCGTACCTCCGCGCCGACGAGTTGGGCGACCGCTTCGGCCTCCTCGTGTTCGACGAGGTCCACCACCTCGGCGGCGAGGGGTACCGCGATATCGCTCGCCTGTTCGCCGCTCCCGCGCGCCTCGGCCTGACGGCGACGTTCGAGCGCCCGGACGGCGCCCACGAGGCGGTCGTCGACCTCGTCGGCCCCGTGGTGTACGCGCTCGACGCCGACGACCTCGCGGGCGACCACCTCGCGGACTACGAGGTGCGCCGCGTCGAGGTCGAACTGACTGACGACGAGCGCGAACGCTACGAGGCCGCCCAGGGAACGTTCCTCGACTACGTCCGCGACGCCGGGATCACGTTCCGCTCGGGGTCGGACTACCAAGAACTCGTGAAGCGCTCGGGGAACGACCCCCGCGCACGCGAGGCGCTCCTGGCGAAACAGCGCGCCCGCGAGGTGATGATGAACGCCGACGCGAAGCTCGACGAACTCGCGCGGATCCTCGACCGCCACCGCGGCGAGCGTGTCATCGTGTTCACCGCCCACACGGCGCTGGTGTATCGTATCTCCGAGCGGTTCCTGATCCCCGCCATCACCGCCGAGACAGGTGTCGAGGAGCGCCGCGAGACGCTGTCTCGGTTCCGGGAGGGCACCTACTCGCGGGTCGTCGCGGCGAACGTCCTCGACGAGGGCGTCGACGTGCCGGAGGCCAGCGTCGGGGTCATCCTCTCCGGCAGCGGGTCCGAGCGGGAGTTCACCCAACGGCTCGGCCGGGTGCTCCGCCCCGGCGCCGACGGGACGAAGACGGCGACGTTGTACGAACTCGTCACCAGTGAGACCGCCGAAGAACGAGTCGCGCGGCGGCGTCGGTGA
- a CDS encoding DUF790 family protein: MIRKDLLRVSRRGGYRPQFVAGDDDARRLAARVLGVFQGHVGEPRRALDDALAALERDADDFKLVRGFAALLEREAAFETRAPLPPRRARRVAFEHAEAVGVAGDAERDEALAAAGDALGVDPAVIEASLYADRDANQVLAAFDSRWTPDELLTQYDLSLAQTALFDATEVRVRSTDPKALVSAAKRLGLLYEIRVLDDDDAPTDRVVVVTGPDALFRRTRRYGTAFARLLRTVAATASEWTLEADIDDRGREYLLELSHEDVSVPGVEPLAEPAFDSGVEADFAARFRALDLDWDLTREPEPLQVGASVMIPDFAFEYRHADFRVFFEVMGFWTPEYVEKKLDQLDRVEDVELVVAVDESLGVGEEIAARDHRVVTYSGTVRVKDVVDVLREYEADLASEVTDGLPAELAPDADVVRVDALAADHGVPTEALDEVAFPEHRRLGGTLVRPAVLERVADEVEAGMAYAEAESVLTDAGLTDASAALSALGYRVAWEGLGGGTVREKDADGES; this comes from the coding sequence GTGATCAGAAAGGACCTCCTCCGCGTCAGTCGTCGCGGCGGCTACCGCCCGCAGTTCGTCGCCGGGGACGACGACGCCAGGCGACTGGCCGCTCGCGTCCTCGGCGTGTTCCAGGGCCACGTCGGCGAGCCACGCCGCGCGCTCGACGACGCGCTGGCGGCGCTCGAACGCGACGCCGACGACTTCAAACTCGTCCGGGGGTTCGCCGCGCTGCTGGAGCGGGAGGCGGCGTTCGAGACCCGTGCACCGCTGCCGCCTCGCCGGGCACGTCGGGTCGCGTTCGAACACGCCGAGGCGGTCGGTGTCGCCGGCGACGCCGAGCGCGACGAGGCGCTCGCAGCGGCCGGGGATGCGCTCGGCGTCGACCCCGCTGTGATCGAGGCGTCGCTGTACGCCGACCGCGACGCGAACCAGGTGCTCGCCGCCTTCGACTCGCGGTGGACGCCCGACGAACTGCTCACCCAGTACGACCTCTCGCTGGCGCAGACCGCGCTGTTCGACGCGACCGAAGTCCGCGTCAGGTCGACCGACCCGAAGGCGCTCGTCTCGGCGGCCAAGCGACTCGGCCTCCTGTACGAGATTCGGGTTCTGGACGACGACGACGCCCCGACCGACCGGGTGGTCGTCGTCACCGGGCCGGACGCGTTGTTCCGTCGGACTCGCCGCTACGGCACCGCCTTCGCCCGTCTGCTCCGGACGGTCGCCGCGACCGCCAGTGAGTGGACGCTGGAGGCGGACATCGACGACCGCGGCAGGGAGTACCTGCTCGAACTCTCTCACGAGGACGTGTCGGTACCGGGCGTCGAACCGCTCGCCGAACCGGCGTTCGACTCCGGCGTCGAGGCCGACTTCGCCGCCCGGTTTCGGGCGCTCGACCTCGACTGGGACCTCACTCGCGAACCGGAGCCGCTCCAGGTGGGCGCCAGCGTGATGATCCCCGACTTCGCGTTCGAGTACCGCCACGCCGACTTCCGCGTGTTCTTCGAGGTCATGGGCTTCTGGACGCCCGAGTACGTCGAGAAGAAACTCGACCAACTCGACCGCGTCGAGGACGTGGAGTTGGTCGTCGCCGTCGACGAGTCGCTCGGCGTCGGCGAGGAAATCGCCGCCCGCGACCACCGCGTCGTCACCTACTCCGGGACCGTTCGCGTGAAGGACGTGGTCGACGTGCTCCGCGAGTACGAGGCCGACCTCGCGAGCGAGGTGACCGATGGCCTCCCCGCCGAACTCGCACCCGACGCCGACGTGGTTCGCGTCGACGCCCTCGCCGCCGACCACGGCGTGCCGACGGAGGCGCTTGACGAGGTGGCGTTCCCCGAGCACCGTCGCCTCGGCGGCACGCTCGTCCGCCCCGCGGTGCTGGAGCGCGTCGCCGACGAGGTCGAGGCCGGGATGGCGTACGCCGAGGCGGAGTCGGTGCTTACCGACGCGGGCCTCACCGACGCGAGCGCGGCGCTGTCGGCGCTCGGCTACCGCGTCGCGTGGGAGGGGCTCGGCGGCGGGACCGTGCGAGAGAAAGACGCAGACGGCGAGTCGTAA
- a CDS encoding RsmB/NOP family class I SAM-dependent RNA methyltransferase yields the protein MNDDDGVLDRYVPLVDDEAAFRAACERPLPSVVRVNTLAADADRVARAFDAEGTDYERVDWHDGLFRMADRSPGTTWPYAHGWVHGQEEVSCLPAMALDPDPETRVWDTCAAPGSKTTQLAAMMDDTGTLVGNDTSLGRLSALRHNAERLGVTNLVVDQQDARNYSLNGFGFDEFDATLVDAPCSCEGTIRKNPDALEKWTMHHVREVAGIQKGILRRAVQATRPGGTVVYSTCTFAPEENEAVLDHVLREEDCEVVDWDCPLDSVSGITEWEGETFDEQVTRATRVYPHHNDTGGFFLAKLRVGGEADGDEEVAA from the coding sequence ATGAACGACGACGACGGCGTGCTCGACCGCTACGTCCCCCTCGTGGACGACGAGGCGGCGTTCCGGGCCGCCTGCGAGCGACCGCTCCCGTCGGTCGTCCGCGTGAACACGCTCGCGGCCGACGCCGACCGCGTCGCCCGCGCGTTCGACGCCGAGGGCACCGACTACGAGCGCGTCGACTGGCACGACGGGCTGTTCCGCATGGCCGACCGCTCGCCCGGCACGACGTGGCCGTACGCCCACGGCTGGGTCCACGGCCAAGAGGAGGTGTCGTGTCTCCCCGCGATGGCGCTGGACCCCGACCCCGAGACGCGCGTGTGGGACACCTGCGCCGCGCCGGGGAGCAAGACGACCCAACTCGCCGCGATGATGGACGACACGGGCACGCTCGTCGGCAACGACACGAGTCTCGGCCGGCTGTCGGCGCTGCGCCACAACGCCGAACGGCTCGGGGTGACGAACCTCGTCGTCGACCAGCAGGACGCGCGCAACTACTCGCTCAACGGCTTCGGCTTCGACGAGTTCGACGCGACGCTCGTCGACGCACCGTGTTCGTGCGAGGGGACGATCCGGAAGAACCCCGACGCGTTGGAGAAGTGGACGATGCACCACGTCCGCGAGGTCGCCGGCATCCAGAAGGGCATCCTCCGGCGCGCGGTGCAGGCGACGCGCCCGGGCGGCACCGTCGTCTACTCCACGTGCACGTTCGCCCCCGAGGAGAACGAAGCCGTGTTGGACCACGTGCTCCGCGAAGAGGACTGCGAGGTCGTCGACTGGGACTGCCCGCTCGACTCGGTGTCCGGCATCACCGAGTGGGAGGGCGAGACGTTCGACGAGCAGGTGACGCGCGCGACCCGCGTCTACCCGCACCACAACGACACGGGCGGGTTCTTCCTCGCGAAGCTCCGTGTAGGCGGCGAGGCAGATGGCGACGAGGAGGTGGCCGCATGA
- a CDS encoding DUF7122 family protein, translating into MSDGEGAPGNDGSQFDRLPATADDREVEGRATRAEVLEWWETRFGIPPETFEGHTFWEKGKGKLWAFAGDLPSPQEREGVGMTFLRTRQEHWKPTTTAVRKWGHLATENVIELSPGEATAFAAGHDQDLPEWDGDWGYLIATHDLAGEQVPIGVGLYLYDELRSVVPKGYQEELPEL; encoded by the coding sequence ATGAGCGACGGCGAGGGCGCTCCCGGCAACGACGGGAGCCAGTTCGACCGCCTCCCCGCGACCGCAGACGACCGCGAGGTTGAGGGACGTGCCACGCGCGCGGAGGTGCTGGAGTGGTGGGAGACGCGCTTCGGCATCCCTCCGGAGACGTTCGAGGGGCACACCTTCTGGGAGAAGGGGAAAGGGAAGCTCTGGGCGTTCGCTGGCGACCTCCCCAGCCCGCAGGAGCGCGAGGGTGTCGGGATGACGTTCCTCCGGACGCGCCAAGAGCACTGGAAGCCGACGACGACCGCGGTGCGCAAGTGGGGCCACCTCGCGACCGAGAACGTGATCGAGTTGTCGCCGGGGGAGGCGACGGCGTTCGCCGCCGGCCACGACCAAGACCTCCCCGAGTGGGACGGCGACTGGGGCTACCTGATCGCGACCCACGATCTGGCGGGCGAGCAGGTACCGATCGGAGTGGGGCTGTACCTGTACGACGAACTCCGGTCGGTGGTGCCGAAGGGGTACCAAGAGGAACTGCCGGAGCTGTAG
- a CDS encoding proteasome assembly chaperone family protein: protein MGHIDVVSDRTFEEPVLVEGLPGIGLVGKIVADHLVDALDMELYATVYCEALPAAAAYTGGDRAVTTPLRLYAAPEADLLVLQSDVPVSPDAAEEFGGCIEGWFREESVTPLYIAGMRRDQAGRGGGAAAGDDAGGSTLRGLAVGEGAALLDGIDVPVPEAAGLISGPTGALLAHAMASDLPAVGIVVDVDPRFPDPAAARVVLESVVEPLTGVDVDVDALEAQAERIRRAKEQLAVQMREEDDSVSQAQRLRMYQ from the coding sequence ATGGGACACATCGACGTGGTCTCCGACCGCACGTTCGAGGAACCGGTGCTCGTGGAGGGGCTCCCCGGGATCGGTCTGGTCGGCAAGATCGTCGCCGACCACCTGGTCGACGCGCTCGACATGGAGTTGTACGCGACGGTCTACTGCGAGGCACTCCCCGCGGCGGCGGCCTACACCGGCGGCGACCGCGCCGTGACGACGCCGCTGCGCCTGTACGCCGCGCCCGAGGCGGACCTGCTGGTGCTCCAGTCGGACGTCCCCGTCTCGCCCGACGCCGCCGAGGAGTTCGGCGGCTGTATCGAGGGGTGGTTCCGCGAGGAGTCGGTGACGCCGCTGTACATCGCGGGGATGCGCCGCGATCAGGCGGGTCGTGGCGGCGGGGCGGCCGCCGGCGACGACGCCGGCGGGTCGACGCTCCGCGGGCTCGCCGTCGGCGAGGGGGCGGCGCTGTTGGACGGTATCGACGTCCCCGTCCCGGAGGCGGCGGGATTGATCTCGGGCCCGACCGGGGCGCTGCTGGCCCACGCGATGGCGAGCGACCTCCCCGCCGTCGGCATCGTCGTCGACGTCGACCCGCGGTTCCCGGATCCCGCAGCCGCCCGCGTCGTGCTGGAGTCGGTCGTCGAACCGCTCACCGGCGTCGACGTCGACGTCGACGCGCTGGAGGCGCAGGCCGAGCGCATCCGGCGCGCGAAAGAGCAGTTGGCCGTCCAGATGCGCGAGGAGGACGACAGCGTCTCGCAGGCCCAGCGGCTCCGGATGTACCAGTAG